Proteins from one Sylvia atricapilla isolate bSylAtr1 chromosome 1, bSylAtr1.pri, whole genome shotgun sequence genomic window:
- the FYCO1 gene encoding FYVE and coiled-coil domain-containing protein 1 isoform X2, which translates to MAATSGESQLQRIIRDLQDAVTELSKEFKEGGEPITDDSVNLQKFSYKLEYLLQFDQKEKSTLLGNRKDYWDYFCDCLAKIKGANDGIRFVKSITELRTSLGKGRAFLRYSLVHQRLADTLQQCFMNTKVTSDWYYARSPFLNSKMSSDIVGQLYELTDVQFDLASRGYDLDAAWPAFARRTLSSLGSSAYLWKPPSRSSSMSSLVSNYLQAQEFPSSPDVNNSLNVEHLEGYEEMRLELDQAELRQRELQDRIHQLEIENQELQAAVSLQKEQVQIEKEKSNNYSEENSRLTKMITELQKQCEVSHSTQSTVHDLQKCLQSLELNAGEQQKEHSTKVEQLLTSKEDCASKLQVSNQELEASRALIAVKDLCIDELKAKLSSTEQKNLNLLAKVDAVLDEKGQQATAQYDSALQIRALLEKLQEMEKEKADMQRLSDEHASQLKAAREELLLKEQARKELESRYSSLTANSKEESEKLTGSLETMAKEKDALQKALTLKGKEMAELQTQVMGSLAQVGSLEKNLEEARKEKEKLEEEYGRREGALKQESQWQAEQLEQQEGRLTKVSQTVCSLQEQNQKLMSEKEHLGKKVKELEEQMEQQNSAVSELDEERRKLKAENENLQQSKKKMEEKLKNLEASKASLEADIARLRASEKQLQSEIDDALVSVDEKEKKLRGENKQLDEDLQNARRQSQILEERLEALRSEYEELKQREETSKDSYTSLEAQLKSAKQHSLQMEKSLDSLKESKECLQSQLTEKEVELQGMESQCQQLRAEAERYRKKAETLEIEKLSVEKTCLHQTKLIESLTSEKESVEKQQLQQAASLEKEAKELSFRLTMSEEQLEVNRGEVSRLQAEVLDLRVKLQQATDERERMRGELAVAETVLSEQKTLVQQLKEQSESLNRNHVQELVQYKEREEKLKKEQERTAHQKAELENNLMNLKEELSKVKRYLENATVENEENKDLLHRTNTDMAELGIQICALTSEKVDAEEQLAQATERFKKLEEEAAEQQEKLKLDISNLREENKSLQEKLEEAQMCASAVPSLQLQLETIKQQAQSFQETSQEELSAVKFQMSTEILNYQTKFKAVSEECGKVREQLEEQRRQQHAVEEEITELQAANTSLCRKLDEAREQLSESESARLQKEEEVTSLRELLERIQKEADEAKEKILDYTEKLSKVAADKDSSDQKLFAELDDLTRTKQFLEERLIELIRDKDALWQKSDALEFQQKLSAEQRWQGDTEVNHCLDCQREFSWMVRRHHCRMCGRIFCYYCCNNYMVTKLGGKKERCCRACFNKPRVIVDSADDSGSSANQEGSPASLESPVSPERAFVASEASKPPDDAAFDIITDEELCQVQESDSLHNESQMERDSLDQSVTDLNSTSSTFDESEDWQVAQDAEICLLKSGEIMMKLPLTVEEIMNFGESNRELFIKSSTYSIIPITVTEMGLTISWIFSSDPKSISFSVVYQESEDTPLDQCKVLIPMTRCNSHKETIRGQVKVRNAGIYTLIFDNTFSRFISKRVFYHLAVERPIIYDGSDFP; encoded by the exons ATGGCAGCAACTAGTGGCGAAAGCCAGCTGCAGCGGATTATCAGAGACTTGCAAG ATGCAGTGACTGAATTAAGTAAAGAATTTAAAGAAGGAGGTGAACCGATCACAGATGACAGCGTCAACTTGCAAAAATTCTCCTACAAGCTTGAGTACCTTTTACAG TTtgaccagaaagaaaaaagcacattgCTGGGGAACAGAAAAGACTACTGGGATTATTTCTGTGACTGTCTGGCAAAAATCAAAGGAGCTAATGATGGAATCCGCTTTGTCAAGTCTATTACAGAA ctAAGAACCTCTCTTGGAAAAGGAAGAGCATTTCTTCGTTATTCCCTGGTTCACCAAAGGCTAGCAGACACCTTGCAGCAATGTTTCATGAACACCAAAGTGACCAG tgACTGGTACTATGCAAGAAGTCCATTTCTGAATTCCAAAATGAGTTCTGACATTGTGGGTCAACTCTATGAGCTCACTGATGTTCAGTTTGACTTGGCATCAAGAGGCTATGATTTAGATGCTGCTTGGCCAGCATTTGCCAG GAGGACTCTGTCCTCACTTGGATCTTCAGCATATTTATGGAAGCCCCCAAGTCGTAGTTCCAGCATGAGCAGTTTAGTGAGCAATTATTTGCAG GCACAAGAGTTTCCTTCCAGCCCTGATGTAAATAACTCACTAAATGTTGAACACCTTGAGGGCTACGAAGAGATGCGTTTAGAACTTGACCAGGCTGAGCTGAGGCAGAGGGAACTTCAAGATCGTATTCACCAGCTAGAAATTGAAAACCAGGAGCTCCAGGCAGCTGTCAGCCTTCAAAAAGAACAAGTACAGATagaaaaggagaagagcaaTAACTACAGTGAGGAGAACTCCCGGCTGACAAAGATGATCACAGAGTTACAGAAGCAGTGTGAGGTCTCACACTCCACTCAGAGCACTGTCCATGACCTGCAGAAATGCCTACAGTCACTGGAACTGAatgcaggggagcagcagaaggaacaCTCAACAAAGGTGGAGCAGCTGTTGACCAGCAAGGAAGATTGTGCCTCAAAATTGCAGGTTTCGAATCAGGAGCTGGAGGCCTCTAGGGCTTTGATTGCTGTGAAGGATCTTTGCATTGATGAGCTCAAAGCCAAGCTGAGTTCCACAGAACAGAAGAACCTCAACCTCCTTGCAAAAGTTGATGCTGTCTTGGATGAAAAGGGACAGCAAGCCACAGCCCAGTATGACTCTGCCCTACAAATACGGGCACTGTTAGAGAAGCTtcaggagatggaaaaggaaaaggcagataTGCAAAGACTCAGTGACGAACATGCATCTCAGCTGAAAGCAGcgagggaggagctgctgctgaaagaacAGGCACGGAAGGAACTGGAATCCAGATACAGTAGCCTCACTGCTAACTCCAAAGAAGAGAGTGAAAAACTGACTGGGAGCCTGGAGACCATGGCAAAGGAAAAGGATGCACTTCAGAAGGCCCTGActctgaaaggaaaggagatggCTGAGCTCCAGACCCAGGTAATGGGGTCGCTGGCTCAGGTGggttcactggaaaaaaatcttgaggaagccaggaaggaaaaagagaaacttgaGGAGGAGTATGGTAGGAGGGAAGGAGCACTGAAGCAGGAATCCCAGTGGCAAGCAGAGCAACTTGAACAACAGGAGGGTCGCTTAACAAAGGTGAGTCAGACTGTGTGTAGCCTTCAGGAGCAAAACCAGAAACTCATGTCTGAGAAGGAGCATCTTGGGAAGAAAGTCAAGGAGCTGGAAGAACAGATGGAGCAGCAAAACTCTGCAGTGAGTGAATTGGatgaggaaaggaggaaacTGAAAGCAGAGAATGAGAATTTGCAGCAGTCTAAGaagaagatggaagaaaaactgaaaaatctggAAGCTTCTAAAGCTTCCCTAGAAGCTGACATAGCCAGGTTGAGAGCCTCTGAGAAACAACTTCAGAGTGAGATAGATGATGCCCTGGTGTCAGTtgatgaaaaagagaagaagctCCGGGGTGAGAACAAACAGCTGGATGAAGACTTGCAGAATGCCAGGAGGCAAAGCCAAATTCtagaggagaggctggaggctCTGCGCTCAGAATATGAAGAACtaaagcaaagagaagagacCTCCAAGGACTCTTACACCTCACTTGAAGCACAGCTGAAGAGTGCCAAACAACATAGtttacaaatggaaaaaagctTGGACTCcttgaaggaaagcaaagagtGTCTCCAGTCACAGCTCACAGAGAAGGAAGTAGAACTGCAGGGCATGGAGAGCCAGTGTCAGCAGCTAAGAGCAGAAGCTGAAAGATACAGGAAGAAAGCAGAGACTCTTGAGATAGAAAAGCTCAGTGTTGAAAAGACATGTCTTCATCAGACAAAACTTATAGAATCTCTCACATCAGAAAAGGAATCAGTGGAAAAACAGCAACTACAGCAGGCAGCATCCCTGGAGAAGGAGGCAAAGGAGCTGTCCTTCAGACTGACCATGAGtgaagagcagctggaggtCAACCGAGGTGAAGTGTCCAGGCTGCAGGCAGAAGTCCTCGATCTGCGAGTCAAGCTTCAGCAGGCCACtgatgagagagagaggatGAGAGGTGAGCTGGCAGTTGCTGAGACTGTCTTGAGTGAGCAGAAGACTCTTGTCcagcagctgaaagagcagAGTGAGTCTCTCAACAGAAATCATGTGCAAGAACTGGTGCAATataaagaaagggaagaaaagctgaaaaaagagcaggagagaacAGCCCATCaaaaagctgagctggaaaataatttgatgaATCTAAAGGAAGAGCTGTCTAAGGTTAAGCGGTATTTGGAAAATGCTAcagtggaaaatgaagaaaataaagatctCCTCCACAGGACCAACACTGATATGGCTGAACTTGGTATTCAGATTTGTGCATTGACCTCTGAAAAGGTGGATGCAGAAGAGCAGTTGGCCCAGGCCACAGAAAGGTTCAAAAAACTGGAAGAAGAGGCGGCAGAGCAACAGGAGAAGCTGAAGCTTGACATCTCTAATCTCAGAGAGGAGAACAAGAGCCTGCAAGAGAAATTGGAGGAGGCTCAAATGTGTGCTTCAGCTGTCCCAAGTCTGCAATTGCAGCTGGAGACAATAAAGCAACAGGCACAGAGTTTCCAAGAGACCAGCCAAGAAGAGCTGTCTGCAGTAAAATTTCAAATGAGCACAGAGATTCTAAATTATCAGACAAAATTCAAG GCTGTCAGTGAGGAGTGTGGGAAAGTAAGAGAGCAACTTGAGGAGCAGAGGCGACAACAGCATGCAGTGGAGGAAGAGATTACAGAGTTACAA GCTGCAAACACGAGTTTGTGTAGAAAGCTGGATGAAGCAAGAGAACAGCTGTCAGAATCAGAATCTGCTCggctgcagaaggaagaggaagtgACTTCTCTTCGAGAACTCTTGGAAAG GATCCAAAAAGAAGCTGATGAAGCAAAAGAGAAGATCCTGGATTACACTGAGAAGCTCAGCAAAGTGGCAGCAGACAAAGATAGCAGTGACCAGAAGTTATTTGCTGAACTGGATGATCTGACAAGAACAAAGCAGTTCCTTGAAGAGCGTTTGATAGAACTTATCAG AGATAAGGACGCTTTGTGGCAAAAATCCGACGCTCTGGAGTTCCAGCAGAAGCTtagtgcagagcagaggtggcAGGGGGACACAGAAGTTAATCACTGTCTGGACTGCCAGAGAGAGTTCTCATGGATGGTGCGCCGACACCACTGCAG AATGTGTGGCCGCATTTTCTGCTACTACTGCTGCAACAACTACATGGTGACAAAGCTTGGTGGAAAAAAGGAGCGTTGCTGCAGAGCTTGCTTTAATAAGCCTAGAGTCATTGTGGACAGTGCAGATGACTCTGGATCCAGTGCCAACCAGGAAGGATCACCAGCTTCATTGGAATCGCCTGTGTCACCTGAGAGGGCTTTTG TTGCAAGTGAAGCCTCTAAACCTCCAGATGATGCAGCTTTTGATATAATCACTGATGAGGAGCTGTGCCAAGTACAGGAATCAGACTCTCTCCACAATGAAAGTCAGATGGAAAGAGACTCTCTGGATCAAAGTGTGACAGATCT AAACAGCACATCTTCAACCTTTGATGAATCCGAAGACTGGCAAGTTGCTCAAGATGCTGAGATATGCTTGCTGAAGTCAGGAGAAATTAT GATGAAATTACCTCTTACAGTAGAAGAGATCATGAATTTTGGAGAAAGCAACAGAGAGCTGTTCATCAAATCCAGCACCTACAGTATCATTCCCATCACTGTTACAGAGATGGGACTAACAATTAGCTGGATCTTCTCATCAGACCCCAAAAGCATATCCTTCAGTGTTGTCTACCAAGAGTCGGAAGACACGCCGCTGGATCAGTGCAAA
- the FYCO1 gene encoding FYVE and coiled-coil domain-containing protein 1 isoform X3 has protein sequence MAATSGESQLQRIIRDLQDAVTELSKEFKEGGEPITDDSVNLQKFSYKLEYLLQFDQKEKSTLLGNRKDYWDYFCDCLAKIKGANDGIRFVKSITELRTSLGKGRAFLRYSLVHQRLADTLQQCFMNTKVTSDWYYARSPFLNSKMSSDIVGQLYELTDVQFDLASRGYDLDAAWPAFARRTLSSLGSSAYLWKPPSRSSSMSSLVSNYLQAQEFPSSPDVNNSLNVEHLEGYEEMRLELDQAELRQRELQDRIHQLEIENQELQAAVSLQKEQVQIEKEKSNNYSEENSRLTKMITELQKQCEVSHSTQSTVHDLQKCLQSLELNAGEQQKEHSTKVEQLLTSKEDCASKLQVSNQELEASRALIAVKDLCIDELKAKLSSTEQKNLNLLAKVDAVLDEKGQQATAQYDSALQIRALLEKLQEMEKEKADMQRLSDEHASQLKAAREELLLKEQARKELESRYSSLTANSKEESEKLTGSLETMAKEKDALQKALTLKGKEMAELQTQVMGSLAQVGSLEKNLEEARKEKEKLEEEYGRREGALKQESQWQAEQLEQQEGRLTKVSQTVCSLQEQNQKLMSEKEHLGKKVKELEEQMEQQNSAVSELDEERRKLKAENENLQQSKKKMEEKLKNLEASKASLEADIARLRASEKQLQSEIDDALVSVDEKEKKLRGENKQLDEDLQNARRQSQILEERLEALRSEYEELKQREETSKDSYTSLEAQLKSAKQHSLQMEKSLDSLKESKECLQSQLTEKEVELQGMESQCQQLRAEAERYRKKAETLEIEKLSVEKTCLHQTKLIESLTSEKESVEKQQLQQAASLEKEAKELSFRLTMSEEQLEVNRGEVSRLQAEVLDLRVKLQQATDERERMRGELAVAETVLSEQKTLVQQLKEQSESLNRNHVQELVQYKEREEKLKKEQERTAHQKAELENNLMNLKEELSKVKRYLENATVENEENKDLLHRTNTDMAELGIQICALTSEKVDAEEQLAQATERFKKLEEEAAEQQEKLKLDISNLREENKSLQEKLEEAQMCASAVPSLQLQLETIKQQAQSFQETSQEELSAVKFQMSTEILNYQTKFKAVSEECGKVREQLEEQRRQQHAVEEEITELQAANTSLCRKLDEAREQLSESESARLQKEEEVTSLRELLERIQKEADEAKEKILDYTEKLSKVAADKDSSDQKLFAELDDLTRTKQFLEERLIELIRDKDALWQKSDALEFQQKLSAEQRWQGDTEVNHCLDCQREFSWMVRRHHCRMCGRIFCYYCCNNYMVTKLGGKKERCCRACFNKPRVIVDSADDSGSSANQEGSPASLESPVSPERAFVASEASKPPDDAAFDIITDEELCQVQESDSLHNESQMERDSLDQSVTDLCVCWAKQLLGALYSLQSPFQVSAFHTIRPVIHT, from the exons ATGGCAGCAACTAGTGGCGAAAGCCAGCTGCAGCGGATTATCAGAGACTTGCAAG ATGCAGTGACTGAATTAAGTAAAGAATTTAAAGAAGGAGGTGAACCGATCACAGATGACAGCGTCAACTTGCAAAAATTCTCCTACAAGCTTGAGTACCTTTTACAG TTtgaccagaaagaaaaaagcacattgCTGGGGAACAGAAAAGACTACTGGGATTATTTCTGTGACTGTCTGGCAAAAATCAAAGGAGCTAATGATGGAATCCGCTTTGTCAAGTCTATTACAGAA ctAAGAACCTCTCTTGGAAAAGGAAGAGCATTTCTTCGTTATTCCCTGGTTCACCAAAGGCTAGCAGACACCTTGCAGCAATGTTTCATGAACACCAAAGTGACCAG tgACTGGTACTATGCAAGAAGTCCATTTCTGAATTCCAAAATGAGTTCTGACATTGTGGGTCAACTCTATGAGCTCACTGATGTTCAGTTTGACTTGGCATCAAGAGGCTATGATTTAGATGCTGCTTGGCCAGCATTTGCCAG GAGGACTCTGTCCTCACTTGGATCTTCAGCATATTTATGGAAGCCCCCAAGTCGTAGTTCCAGCATGAGCAGTTTAGTGAGCAATTATTTGCAG GCACAAGAGTTTCCTTCCAGCCCTGATGTAAATAACTCACTAAATGTTGAACACCTTGAGGGCTACGAAGAGATGCGTTTAGAACTTGACCAGGCTGAGCTGAGGCAGAGGGAACTTCAAGATCGTATTCACCAGCTAGAAATTGAAAACCAGGAGCTCCAGGCAGCTGTCAGCCTTCAAAAAGAACAAGTACAGATagaaaaggagaagagcaaTAACTACAGTGAGGAGAACTCCCGGCTGACAAAGATGATCACAGAGTTACAGAAGCAGTGTGAGGTCTCACACTCCACTCAGAGCACTGTCCATGACCTGCAGAAATGCCTACAGTCACTGGAACTGAatgcaggggagcagcagaaggaacaCTCAACAAAGGTGGAGCAGCTGTTGACCAGCAAGGAAGATTGTGCCTCAAAATTGCAGGTTTCGAATCAGGAGCTGGAGGCCTCTAGGGCTTTGATTGCTGTGAAGGATCTTTGCATTGATGAGCTCAAAGCCAAGCTGAGTTCCACAGAACAGAAGAACCTCAACCTCCTTGCAAAAGTTGATGCTGTCTTGGATGAAAAGGGACAGCAAGCCACAGCCCAGTATGACTCTGCCCTACAAATACGGGCACTGTTAGAGAAGCTtcaggagatggaaaaggaaaaggcagataTGCAAAGACTCAGTGACGAACATGCATCTCAGCTGAAAGCAGcgagggaggagctgctgctgaaagaacAGGCACGGAAGGAACTGGAATCCAGATACAGTAGCCTCACTGCTAACTCCAAAGAAGAGAGTGAAAAACTGACTGGGAGCCTGGAGACCATGGCAAAGGAAAAGGATGCACTTCAGAAGGCCCTGActctgaaaggaaaggagatggCTGAGCTCCAGACCCAGGTAATGGGGTCGCTGGCTCAGGTGggttcactggaaaaaaatcttgaggaagccaggaaggaaaaagagaaacttgaGGAGGAGTATGGTAGGAGGGAAGGAGCACTGAAGCAGGAATCCCAGTGGCAAGCAGAGCAACTTGAACAACAGGAGGGTCGCTTAACAAAGGTGAGTCAGACTGTGTGTAGCCTTCAGGAGCAAAACCAGAAACTCATGTCTGAGAAGGAGCATCTTGGGAAGAAAGTCAAGGAGCTGGAAGAACAGATGGAGCAGCAAAACTCTGCAGTGAGTGAATTGGatgaggaaaggaggaaacTGAAAGCAGAGAATGAGAATTTGCAGCAGTCTAAGaagaagatggaagaaaaactgaaaaatctggAAGCTTCTAAAGCTTCCCTAGAAGCTGACATAGCCAGGTTGAGAGCCTCTGAGAAACAACTTCAGAGTGAGATAGATGATGCCCTGGTGTCAGTtgatgaaaaagagaagaagctCCGGGGTGAGAACAAACAGCTGGATGAAGACTTGCAGAATGCCAGGAGGCAAAGCCAAATTCtagaggagaggctggaggctCTGCGCTCAGAATATGAAGAACtaaagcaaagagaagagacCTCCAAGGACTCTTACACCTCACTTGAAGCACAGCTGAAGAGTGCCAAACAACATAGtttacaaatggaaaaaagctTGGACTCcttgaaggaaagcaaagagtGTCTCCAGTCACAGCTCACAGAGAAGGAAGTAGAACTGCAGGGCATGGAGAGCCAGTGTCAGCAGCTAAGAGCAGAAGCTGAAAGATACAGGAAGAAAGCAGAGACTCTTGAGATAGAAAAGCTCAGTGTTGAAAAGACATGTCTTCATCAGACAAAACTTATAGAATCTCTCACATCAGAAAAGGAATCAGTGGAAAAACAGCAACTACAGCAGGCAGCATCCCTGGAGAAGGAGGCAAAGGAGCTGTCCTTCAGACTGACCATGAGtgaagagcagctggaggtCAACCGAGGTGAAGTGTCCAGGCTGCAGGCAGAAGTCCTCGATCTGCGAGTCAAGCTTCAGCAGGCCACtgatgagagagagaggatGAGAGGTGAGCTGGCAGTTGCTGAGACTGTCTTGAGTGAGCAGAAGACTCTTGTCcagcagctgaaagagcagAGTGAGTCTCTCAACAGAAATCATGTGCAAGAACTGGTGCAATataaagaaagggaagaaaagctgaaaaaagagcaggagagaacAGCCCATCaaaaagctgagctggaaaataatttgatgaATCTAAAGGAAGAGCTGTCTAAGGTTAAGCGGTATTTGGAAAATGCTAcagtggaaaatgaagaaaataaagatctCCTCCACAGGACCAACACTGATATGGCTGAACTTGGTATTCAGATTTGTGCATTGACCTCTGAAAAGGTGGATGCAGAAGAGCAGTTGGCCCAGGCCACAGAAAGGTTCAAAAAACTGGAAGAAGAGGCGGCAGAGCAACAGGAGAAGCTGAAGCTTGACATCTCTAATCTCAGAGAGGAGAACAAGAGCCTGCAAGAGAAATTGGAGGAGGCTCAAATGTGTGCTTCAGCTGTCCCAAGTCTGCAATTGCAGCTGGAGACAATAAAGCAACAGGCACAGAGTTTCCAAGAGACCAGCCAAGAAGAGCTGTCTGCAGTAAAATTTCAAATGAGCACAGAGATTCTAAATTATCAGACAAAATTCAAG GCTGTCAGTGAGGAGTGTGGGAAAGTAAGAGAGCAACTTGAGGAGCAGAGGCGACAACAGCATGCAGTGGAGGAAGAGATTACAGAGTTACAA GCTGCAAACACGAGTTTGTGTAGAAAGCTGGATGAAGCAAGAGAACAGCTGTCAGAATCAGAATCTGCTCggctgcagaaggaagaggaagtgACTTCTCTTCGAGAACTCTTGGAAAG GATCCAAAAAGAAGCTGATGAAGCAAAAGAGAAGATCCTGGATTACACTGAGAAGCTCAGCAAAGTGGCAGCAGACAAAGATAGCAGTGACCAGAAGTTATTTGCTGAACTGGATGATCTGACAAGAACAAAGCAGTTCCTTGAAGAGCGTTTGATAGAACTTATCAG AGATAAGGACGCTTTGTGGCAAAAATCCGACGCTCTGGAGTTCCAGCAGAAGCTtagtgcagagcagaggtggcAGGGGGACACAGAAGTTAATCACTGTCTGGACTGCCAGAGAGAGTTCTCATGGATGGTGCGCCGACACCACTGCAG AATGTGTGGCCGCATTTTCTGCTACTACTGCTGCAACAACTACATGGTGACAAAGCTTGGTGGAAAAAAGGAGCGTTGCTGCAGAGCTTGCTTTAATAAGCCTAGAGTCATTGTGGACAGTGCAGATGACTCTGGATCCAGTGCCAACCAGGAAGGATCACCAGCTTCATTGGAATCGCCTGTGTCACCTGAGAGGGCTTTTG TTGCAAGTGAAGCCTCTAAACCTCCAGATGATGCAGCTTTTGATATAATCACTGATGAGGAGCTGTGCCAAGTACAGGAATCAGACTCTCTCCACAATGAAAGTCAGATGGAAAGAGACTCTCTGGATCAAAGTGTGACAGATCT atGTGTTTGCTGGGCTAAGCAGCTGTTAGGGGCTCTGTACAGCCTCCAGTCTCCGTTTCAGGTTTCTGCCTTTCACACAATTCG CCCTGTAATTCATACCTGA